A genomic region of Nitrospira lenta contains the following coding sequences:
- a CDS encoding SprT-like domain-containing protein has protein sequence MTLSVEQLQTEWRRLNERYFEGLLPPIPVVWSRRLTSSVGMFVSRGGPRPRAFDDAMPNRTTREIRLSEPLMARLAERTPYAGQELLNTLAHEMIHQWQFDILKRKPNHGPDFVRKMTDMNRSGLVAITIYHSLHKEVLALAQFAWRCKNCGRVYRRQRKTIQPRRHLCGTCRGALQELPILSRTVAAPPPTLHSPTAQLQPMPSQLSLGWGAPLAPHTDTR, from the coding sequence ATGACGCTCTCTGTTGAACAATTACAGACTGAGTGGCGCCGCTTAAACGAGCGCTACTTTGAAGGGCTGCTGCCGCCGATCCCCGTGGTATGGAGTCGCCGCCTCACCTCGTCGGTCGGCATGTTCGTCAGCCGAGGCGGCCCGCGCCCGCGGGCATTCGATGACGCGATGCCGAATCGGACGACGCGGGAGATACGCTTGTCCGAACCCTTGATGGCACGCTTGGCTGAACGAACCCCCTACGCCGGGCAGGAACTGCTCAATACCTTAGCCCATGAAATGATTCATCAATGGCAATTCGACATCCTGAAACGGAAGCCGAACCATGGCCCTGATTTTGTCCGAAAAATGACCGATATGAACCGGAGCGGGCTGGTCGCGATTACGATCTACCACTCGCTGCACAAAGAAGTGCTGGCGCTGGCTCAGTTTGCGTGGCGCTGCAAGAATTGCGGAAGGGTGTATCGCCGTCAGCGCAAGACCATTCAGCCACGACGGCATCTCTGCGGAACCTGCCGGGGAGCGTTGCAGGAATTGCCGATCCTATCTCGCACCGTCGCCGCACCTCCGCCGACCCTTCATAGCCCCACAGCACAGTTGCAGCCTATGCCGAGCCAATTATCCCTGGGTTGGGGAGCTCCACTGGCACCGCACACGGATACTCGCTAG
- a CDS encoding D-sedoheptulose-7-phosphate isomerase, producing the protein MKDLILKAFSDSAAVKQQFARDHADRIAHVTALMVTAFREGRKVLLFGNGGSATDAAHIAAEFVGRYKRERAPLPAIALATDIAAITCIANDYGFDELFARQVRAHGQKGDIAIGISTSGNSPNVLKGVAAARECGLITVAWTGGTGGKLAPLVDHAFVVPSTVTARIQESHITLGHVLCELVEETLLGTAS; encoded by the coding sequence ATGAAAGATTTGATCCTCAAGGCCTTCTCCGATAGCGCGGCCGTCAAACAACAATTTGCGCGCGACCACGCCGACCGCATCGCTCACGTCACCGCGCTGATGGTGACGGCGTTTCGCGAAGGACGTAAAGTCCTGCTCTTCGGCAATGGCGGCAGCGCCACGGACGCCGCGCATATCGCGGCGGAATTCGTCGGCCGCTACAAGCGCGAGCGCGCGCCGTTGCCGGCCATCGCCCTCGCCACGGACATCGCCGCGATCACCTGCATCGCCAACGACTACGGCTTCGACGAACTCTTCGCCCGACAGGTGCGGGCCCACGGCCAGAAGGGCGATATCGCCATCGGCATCAGCACTAGCGGCAATTCGCCGAACGTGTTGAAAGGCGTCGCGGCCGCGCGCGAATGCGGCCTGATCACCGTGGCCTGGACCGGCGGCACCGGCGGCAAACTCGCCCCCCTCGTCGATCATGCGTTCGTCGTCCCTTCGACCGTCACGGCGCGCATCCAGGAAAGCCATATCACGCTCGGTCATGTCTTGTGCGAACTCGTAGAGGAAACACTCCTTGGCACCGCGTCCTAA
- a CDS encoding stomatin-like protein: protein MSGGFLVTLLLALFVIYVFAKTAVVVPQQSAYVVERLGKYSATLDAGFHILLPFIDNIRYKHSLKETAIDIPEQVCITRDNVQVSVDGILYLKVLHPQRASYGISDYGFALIQLAQTTLRSEVGKIELDRTFEERTNINIQVVNELDKASDPWGVKVLRYEIKNITPPKDVLNAMEKQMRAEREKRAVILTSEGERDAAINQAEGEKQQVIKASEAKKQQQINEAEGAASAILAIAQATAEGLRKVAETIQMPGGQEAVQLRVAEQYITKFGELAKTTNTLILPATVSDVGSMIALAMSAIKQGSPTLPPKA from the coding sequence ATGAGCGGCGGATTTCTAGTCACCCTGTTGTTGGCCCTGTTCGTCATCTACGTCTTCGCAAAAACCGCCGTCGTCGTCCCGCAACAAAGCGCCTATGTCGTCGAGCGTCTCGGCAAATATTCAGCGACGCTGGATGCCGGCTTCCACATCCTGCTGCCCTTCATCGACAACATCCGTTACAAACATTCGCTCAAAGAAACCGCGATCGATATCCCCGAGCAGGTCTGCATCACCCGCGATAACGTCCAGGTCTCGGTGGACGGCATCCTCTACCTCAAGGTTTTGCATCCCCAGCGTGCCTCCTATGGCATCAGCGATTACGGATTCGCCTTGATCCAGCTGGCCCAAACCACCCTGCGAAGCGAGGTCGGAAAAATCGAGCTTGATCGCACGTTCGAGGAACGGACCAACATCAATATCCAAGTCGTCAATGAGCTCGACAAAGCCTCGGATCCCTGGGGCGTCAAAGTCCTGCGCTACGAGATCAAGAACATCACGCCCCCGAAAGACGTGCTCAATGCGATGGAAAAGCAGATGCGAGCGGAGCGGGAAAAGCGCGCCGTCATCCTCACCTCGGAAGGCGAACGCGACGCCGCCATCAATCAAGCCGAGGGTGAAAAGCAACAAGTCATCAAGGCCTCGGAAGCAAAGAAGCAGCAGCAGATCAATGAAGCCGAAGGCGCCGCCTCGGCCATTCTCGCGATCGCCCAAGCGACCGCCGAAGGACTCCGCAAGGTGGCCGAGACCATTCAAATGCCCGGCGGTCAGGAAGCCGTGCAGCTCCGTGTGGCGGAACAATACATCACCAAATTCGGCGAGCTGGCCAAGACCACCAACACCCTCATTCTCCCGGCAACCGTCTCCGACGTGGGCTCCATGATCGCGCTGGCGATGAGCGCGATCAAGCAGGGCTCACCGACCCTGCCGCCGAAAGCATAG
- a CDS encoding NfeD family protein: MIWWYWLLLGLLLLGAEMMTPGGFYILFFGLAALVVGALAWLELVPGESVQWLLFSGIAIASLLLFRGPLLARIHTAEGNHPDVDSMIGEIAIPVDTLAAGAIGKVELRGTTWSAKNAALTPLLKGQRSKVTGIDGLTLLITGE, translated from the coding sequence ATGATCTGGTGGTACTGGCTCTTGCTCGGGTTGCTCCTGTTGGGCGCCGAGATGATGACCCCCGGGGGATTCTACATTCTCTTTTTCGGCCTCGCCGCCCTGGTCGTCGGAGCGCTCGCGTGGCTGGAACTCGTCCCGGGAGAGTCCGTCCAATGGCTGCTCTTCTCCGGCATCGCCATCGCCTCATTACTGCTGTTTCGCGGCCCTCTGCTGGCGCGTATCCATACCGCGGAAGGGAACCACCCCGACGTTGATTCGATGATAGGCGAAATCGCCATACCCGTAGACACCCTGGCCGCCGGAGCCATCGGAAAAGTCGAGCTCAGGGGCACCACCTGGTCAGCGAAGAATGCCGCCCTGACCCCGTTGCTCAAGGGACAACGCAGCAAAGTCACCGGCATAGACGGTCTGACGCTCTTGATTACCGGCGAGTAA
- a CDS encoding TIGR02710 family CRISPR-associated CARF protein, whose translation MAHEQPTKVLLVAFTDDAAATVYAINRLQPEALCFVLPESAKGLVESAVQPHIEHMPRRWDWVTLADTIDVAACHRVLAGALPDLLKAWDVHSGDLVLDLTGATPAMAGALTLVTLPISSRTVALLPWREGEESEPIPLNGRSMRWAQGNLWDDVALVSRHEAAELFNRGMYQAAARQFREIESRVSGGQKPTYRAFADLAEGYEFWERFHYRQAWDKLKTAAKALEMASLWGGPPGLKAVLPGIKANAGFLERLVLDPAAVKDSLSLDLLAHVNRRLHVVHDPEAAMIALMRALESFAQRQLFKQHKIKTWDVQPEQLPQILQDACRTSWLNDVDGKYSMPLPSQFRALAELGDPLGHAFLHEWPIMKPLLDAANHGVLGHGFEPVKAERVQQLYDIVLKLTGVTEASLPKFPTLAL comes from the coding sequence ATGGCTCACGAACAACCCACGAAGGTGTTGCTGGTCGCGTTTACTGACGATGCGGCGGCGACCGTCTATGCCATCAATCGGCTCCAGCCGGAGGCGCTCTGCTTTGTGTTGCCGGAGTCCGCGAAGGGGTTGGTGGAGTCGGCTGTTCAACCGCACATTGAGCATATGCCCAGACGATGGGATTGGGTCACACTGGCCGATACGATCGATGTGGCTGCCTGCCACCGTGTGCTGGCCGGCGCGCTGCCGGATTTGCTGAAGGCGTGGGATGTCCACTCGGGCGATCTGGTACTCGATCTCACCGGCGCCACTCCGGCCATGGCTGGTGCGCTGACGCTGGTGACCCTCCCGATCAGTTCGCGAACGGTAGCCCTGCTGCCGTGGCGCGAGGGCGAGGAGAGTGAACCGATTCCACTCAATGGCCGGTCGATGCGCTGGGCACAGGGCAATCTTTGGGACGATGTGGCATTGGTCTCACGGCATGAGGCCGCTGAGCTGTTTAATCGTGGGATGTATCAGGCCGCGGCCAGACAGTTTCGGGAGATCGAATCGCGAGTGAGCGGCGGGCAGAAACCGACCTATCGCGCCTTCGCCGATCTCGCCGAGGGCTATGAATTTTGGGAACGATTTCATTATCGGCAGGCCTGGGACAAATTGAAGACCGCCGCGAAGGCCTTAGAAATGGCGTCGCTCTGGGGCGGACCGCCGGGACTGAAAGCGGTCTTGCCGGGGATCAAAGCCAATGCTGGCTTCCTTGAACGTCTCGTGCTCGATCCCGCCGCGGTCAAAGATTCGCTGAGCCTCGATCTGCTCGCGCATGTGAATCGTCGCCTCCATGTGGTTCATGATCCGGAAGCGGCGATGATTGCTTTGATGCGCGCGCTCGAATCGTTTGCGCAGCGGCAGCTGTTCAAACAGCACAAGATCAAGACGTGGGATGTGCAGCCTGAGCAGCTCCCGCAGATACTTCAGGACGCCTGCCGGACATCCTGGTTGAACGATGTTGACGGGAAGTACAGCATGCCGTTGCCGAGCCAGTTCCGCGCGCTCGCGGAGCTGGGCGATCCACTGGGGCACGCATTCCTGCACGAGTGGCCGATCATGAAACCGCTGCTTGACGCCGCGAATCATGGCGTGCTCGGCCACGGTTTTGAGCCGGTCAAGGCCGAACGGGTGCAACAGCTATACGACATCGTCTTGAAGCTGACCGGGGTAACAGAGGCCTCGTTGCCGAAGTTCCCCACGCTCGCGCTCTAA
- a CDS encoding acyl-CoA thioesterase, with amino-acid sequence MEVKIYYEDTDCGGVVYYANYLKYFERARTHYLEERGLSVSGLMKAGTVFVVVRAELDYRSPARYGDTLLVDTVVSDLSAASMTFAHVVKEKASGRVIVEGSARLASTDGRGKVKRLDKAVVAVLQTGADKESLLHG; translated from the coding sequence ATGGAAGTCAAAATCTACTATGAGGATACGGATTGCGGCGGAGTGGTGTATTACGCCAACTATCTGAAGTATTTTGAACGGGCGCGGACACACTATCTTGAAGAGCGGGGGCTGTCGGTGTCCGGTCTGATGAAGGCAGGGACGGTGTTTGTGGTTGTGCGCGCGGAACTGGACTATCGGTCTCCCGCGCGGTACGGCGACACGTTGCTCGTCGATACCGTCGTTTCAGATCTGAGTGCCGCTTCCATGACCTTCGCTCATGTGGTGAAAGAAAAGGCGAGCGGGCGCGTGATTGTGGAAGGATCAGCTCGACTGGCCTCGACGGATGGACGGGGCAAGGTGAAACGTCTTGATAAGGCGGTCGTCGCCGTACTACAGACCGGAGCCGATAAGGAGTCATTACTACATGGATAA
- a CDS encoding multidrug transporter, producing MVLLSFTSQFLRYGLGHDYLYGLLPITEELFHVDREQNISTLFSVTLLLCSGSLLVLIALMKRQRQDPDVSKWMILAGGFFYLATDEGWSLHERLIEPVRGLLGHGDLGIFYFAWIIPAMAGVALLGVLFLGFLFRLPSSTRRSFIIAGALYLGGAIGIEMLGGRYAELHGLKNLTYQLFAHLEESLEMAGIILFIHTLLHYLAEQYPEIRLLTHQ from the coding sequence TTGGTGCTCCTGAGTTTCACCAGTCAATTCCTCCGATATGGACTAGGGCATGACTACCTGTACGGGCTGCTGCCCATAACAGAGGAGCTCTTCCACGTCGACCGCGAGCAGAACATCTCGACCCTGTTTTCTGTCACCCTTCTGCTCTGCTCGGGCTCCCTGCTGGTCCTGATTGCTCTGATGAAACGACAACGGCAAGACCCTGATGTCTCAAAATGGATGATCCTTGCCGGGGGATTTTTCTACTTGGCAACTGATGAGGGCTGGTCACTTCATGAACGGCTGATTGAACCGGTACGCGGCCTGCTGGGACACGGTGACCTGGGGATTTTCTATTTCGCCTGGATCATTCCTGCGATGGCAGGGGTAGCGCTACTTGGAGTGCTGTTCCTGGGATTCCTTTTCCGCCTTCCGTCATCCACACGGAGGTCCTTCATCATCGCCGGAGCGCTCTACCTTGGCGGGGCCATAGGCATCGAAATGCTGGGCGGGCGATATGCCGAATTACATGGGCTTAAAAATCTGACCTATCAATTGTTCGCCCATCTCGAAGAAAGCCTGGAGATGGCGGGAATCATCCTCTTCATTCATACACTGCTTCACTATCTCGCCGAGCAGTATCCTGAAATCCGGTTACTAACGCATCAATAA
- a CDS encoding thermonuclease family protein has translation MVLSGATAGWNLVHASRLTASDGESTIQKNCDLCWSPAVNESSPPSTLQPHRQHHPSGSRPHRLPKGRYKITPYQKQAQSSALGRISGRRIPANQPIHTIDGDTLRMGAERIRLRGIDTPELTEPRGPEARQRLEQLLKEGPIRIVPHGQDVYGRTVADVFVSGRNVADVLRSEGFAKAG, from the coding sequence ATGGTTCTCAGCGGAGCGACTGCCGGGTGGAACCTGGTTCACGCGTCCCGACTCACTGCATCCGATGGAGAGTCGACCATCCAAAAGAATTGCGATCTTTGTTGGTCGCCCGCGGTCAACGAATCTTCTCCTCCTTCGACGCTGCAGCCGCATCGCCAACACCATCCATCAGGGAGCCGTCCCCATCGATTACCTAAAGGCCGGTACAAAATCACGCCATACCAGAAACAGGCGCAGTCCTCGGCCCTAGGCCGAATCTCCGGGAGAAGGATTCCCGCCAACCAACCCATCCACACCATCGATGGCGATACGCTGCGCATGGGAGCCGAACGCATCAGGCTCCGCGGTATCGACACACCGGAGCTCACCGAACCGCGCGGGCCAGAAGCCCGGCAACGGTTGGAACAACTCCTCAAAGAAGGCCCCATCCGCATCGTCCCCCATGGTCAAGATGTCTATGGCCGCACCGTTGCTGATGTGTTTGTAAGCGGAAGAAATGTGGCGGACGTGCTCAGAAGTGAAGGGTTCGCAAAGGCCGGCTAG
- the hemL gene encoding glutamate-1-semialdehyde 2,1-aminomutase, with the protein MKTTRSAQLFAAAQQLIPGGVNSPVRAFRSVGGQPRFIKRAKGAKLYDVDGNTYLDYVLSWGPMILGHAAPAVIRTIKKAADNGTSYGAPTELEVTLARMIRDAFPSMEKVRLVSSGTEAVMSAIRVARGFTKRDSILKFEGCYHGHSDYLLAKAGSGLATLGIPDSPGVPADFAKHTLTAPYNDIDTVRRMVTKHRKDLACIILEPIAGNMGVVPPAPEFLSTLRRLTAENGILLVFDEVISGFRVNYGGAQALYGITPDLTILGKIIGGGLPVGAYGGREEIMNLIAPSGPVYQAGTLSGNPLAVSAGIETLKQLKKKGIYKNLEAQSAALAKGIGDAAKKAGIPLIQTRVGSMLTAFFTSSPVSDWNTVKQADTARYGKYFHKMLDQGIYLAPSQFEASFLSTAHTTQDIDKTIRAAHTAFKNL; encoded by the coding sequence ATGAAAACCACACGATCAGCCCAACTCTTTGCCGCAGCGCAACAGCTCATTCCCGGTGGGGTCAATAGCCCCGTCCGAGCCTTCCGCTCTGTCGGGGGACAACCCCGGTTCATCAAGCGCGCCAAGGGAGCCAAGCTCTACGACGTCGACGGCAACACGTATCTCGACTATGTCCTCTCCTGGGGCCCAATGATCCTGGGGCATGCCGCCCCGGCCGTGATCCGGACCATTAAGAAAGCCGCCGACAACGGCACCAGTTATGGCGCACCCACGGAATTGGAAGTCACCCTCGCCCGCATGATCCGGGACGCCTTCCCGTCAATGGAGAAAGTGCGTCTCGTCAGTTCCGGAACCGAAGCCGTAATGAGCGCCATTCGTGTCGCCCGCGGCTTCACGAAGCGGGACAGCATCCTGAAATTCGAAGGCTGCTATCACGGGCACAGCGACTATTTGCTGGCCAAAGCCGGTTCGGGCCTGGCGACATTGGGCATTCCTGATTCACCCGGCGTGCCGGCTGACTTTGCCAAACACACTCTGACAGCCCCCTACAACGACATCGACACCGTGCGACGAATGGTGACCAAACATCGCAAAGACCTGGCCTGCATTATCCTGGAGCCGATCGCAGGCAATATGGGCGTCGTGCCGCCGGCGCCGGAATTCCTCTCCACTCTTCGCCGACTGACGGCAGAGAATGGCATTCTTCTCGTGTTTGACGAAGTGATTTCAGGATTTCGCGTAAACTACGGCGGCGCGCAGGCGCTTTACGGCATCACGCCGGATCTCACCATCCTCGGAAAAATCATCGGCGGAGGACTGCCGGTCGGCGCGTACGGCGGACGGGAAGAGATCATGAATCTGATCGCTCCGTCAGGGCCTGTCTATCAGGCAGGCACGCTGTCAGGAAATCCGTTGGCCGTCTCGGCGGGAATCGAAACGTTGAAGCAGCTGAAGAAAAAAGGCATCTACAAGAATCTCGAAGCGCAATCTGCGGCCCTGGCGAAGGGGATCGGCGACGCGGCGAAGAAAGCCGGCATCCCACTCATCCAGACCCGCGTGGGCTCCATGCTCACCGCCTTTTTTACATCAAGTCCTGTGAGCGATTGGAATACCGTGAAGCAGGCGGATACGGCGCGTTACGGGAAATACTTCCACAAAATGCTGGACCAGGGTATCTATCTCGCACCATCACAATTCGAAGCTTCGTTCCTCTCCACCGCCCACACGACCCAAGATATCGACAAGACCATCCGCGCCGCACATACCGCTTTCAAGAATTTATAG
- a CDS encoding YidB family protein: MSLMDQLGQAVGGMLGGSSNQNPLMQALTGLLGPNSSVGGLAGLVQTFQKNGLGEIVNSWVSTGKNLPVTPQQIQQGLGGDLLKQLATAAGVSTDAAGAQLAGLLPDLVDKLTPTGKIEAGGLDQLLKMMQGK; the protein is encoded by the coding sequence ATGAGTCTGATGGATCAACTGGGGCAAGCGGTCGGCGGCATGCTGGGCGGAAGCAGCAACCAAAATCCTTTAATGCAGGCTTTGACCGGGTTGCTTGGGCCGAACAGTTCGGTCGGAGGGCTCGCGGGACTGGTCCAAACCTTCCAAAAGAACGGCCTGGGCGAGATCGTGAACTCCTGGGTAAGCACCGGCAAGAATCTTCCTGTAACGCCCCAGCAAATTCAACAGGGCCTCGGCGGCGATCTCCTCAAACAACTGGCGACCGCAGCCGGGGTCTCGACCGATGCCGCCGGCGCCCAACTTGCGGGACTCTTACCGGATCTCGTGGACAAACTGACGCCAACGGGAAAGATTGAAGCCGGCGGACTCGATCAACTGCTGAAGATGATGCAGGGGAAATAG
- a CDS encoding barstar family protein, with product MASPRTLMSYLQTPMAPWSSLLVIPAGTTAAALAKAPAGFALRVIHGKKCSAPAGLFTEFARALEFPDYFGHNWDAMEECLADLEWLPAKGYVLLLTDAQAVLADDEDEYETLLEILSDAGEAWSQGQASGGSKAIAFHTLFAVSHQEAPKRKHWGIEPAPMPDLHPPTKGRSSRPSKNGRAPQ from the coding sequence ATGGCATCACCACGCACCTTGATGAGTTATCTCCAGACTCCGATGGCCCCCTGGTCTTCCTTGCTCGTTATTCCAGCCGGCACGACGGCCGCCGCATTGGCCAAAGCCCCGGCTGGGTTCGCGTTGCGCGTGATCCACGGGAAAAAATGCTCGGCCCCGGCCGGCCTATTCACAGAATTCGCGCGCGCCTTAGAATTCCCCGACTATTTCGGTCATAACTGGGACGCGATGGAAGAATGCCTGGCTGATTTGGAATGGCTGCCGGCCAAGGGCTATGTGCTGCTCCTCACCGATGCCCAAGCCGTCTTGGCCGACGACGAGGACGAGTACGAAACGCTGCTCGAGATTCTGAGCGATGCCGGGGAAGCCTGGAGTCAAGGCCAGGCAAGCGGGGGGTCTAAGGCCATTGCCTTTCATACGCTCTTTGCGGTATCACACCAGGAAGCACCTAAGAGAAAACATTGGGGGATTGAGCCGGCGCCGATGCCGGATCTCCACCCCCCGACGAAAGGACGATCGTCTCGTCCTTCAAAGAATGGGAGGGCACCGCAATGA
- a CDS encoding ribonuclease domain-containing protein produces the protein MPFPLIRRFSQCLVTALLLGLVICAGLSAGTGLAEPFLQSPPAVTQDHGAAAMAPLKAQDLLKRLQERDGAPLPGYIGGRDFQNRERRLPRGRYREYDVNPKIRGRSRDAERLVIEQHTGKAYYTDDHYRTFTPLN, from the coding sequence ATGCCCTTCCCCCTGATCCGGCGTTTCTCACAGTGCCTTGTGACAGCCCTCCTGCTGGGGCTGGTGATCTGTGCCGGACTGAGTGCGGGAACCGGCCTGGCAGAACCTTTCCTTCAATCGCCGCCGGCGGTGACGCAGGATCACGGCGCCGCCGCCATGGCGCCGCTCAAAGCCCAGGATCTGCTCAAGCGTTTGCAGGAACGCGACGGAGCCCCACTGCCCGGCTATATCGGCGGGCGGGACTTTCAGAACCGAGAGCGCCGGTTGCCGCGCGGCCGCTATCGCGAATATGACGTGAACCCCAAGATCCGGGGCCGTTCGCGTGATGCGGAGCGGCTGGTGATCGAACAACACACCGGCAAAGCCTACTATACAGACGACCACTACCGAACCTTCACACCTCTTAATTAG
- a CDS encoding HAD family hydrolase, with amino-acid sequence MTKTPVDLLIFDLDGTLIESKWDIAHSVNLTLVELGLPERPLEEIFGFVGDGVKKLLRLAVGESNRVSFDEALAVFRRHYLEHCLDRTVFFPGIEPMLQHFSNKHKAVATNKSIEYTRVILNGLGAGYFPWVVGGDSGFGLKPEPGMLLHLLEQVKVPKERAILVGDSTNDINGGHNAGIRVCAVGYGMGNREKMAACQPDWFIERPEQLMEIFT; translated from the coding sequence ATGACGAAGACTCCGGTTGATTTGTTGATTTTTGATTTGGACGGCACGTTGATCGAGTCGAAGTGGGACATTGCCCATTCGGTCAACCTCACGCTGGTTGAGTTGGGACTGCCGGAACGGCCGCTGGAAGAAATTTTCGGATTCGTCGGCGATGGGGTCAAGAAACTCCTGCGGTTGGCCGTCGGTGAGAGCAACCGGGTGAGTTTTGACGAGGCGCTCGCGGTTTTTCGCCGGCACTATCTCGAGCATTGTCTGGACCGCACGGTCTTCTTTCCCGGGATCGAGCCGATGTTGCAGCATTTCTCCAACAAGCACAAAGCCGTGGCGACGAACAAATCGATCGAATACACGCGCGTCATTCTCAATGGGTTGGGGGCGGGGTATTTCCCCTGGGTCGTTGGGGGAGACAGCGGGTTTGGTCTGAAACCGGAGCCTGGTATGCTGTTGCACCTGCTTGAGCAGGTGAAAGTCCCCAAGGAGCGGGCTATTTTGGTCGGCGACAGTACCAACGACATCAACGGTGGCCACAACGCCGGCATACGGGTCTGCGCCGTCGGCTATGGGATGGGGAATCGGGAGAAGATGGCGGCCTGTCAGCCTGATTGGTTCATCGAACGACCGGAACAACTGATGGAGATATTTACATGA
- a CDS encoding M16 family metallopeptidase, whose product MIIHASRFTPGGFLAKRTLALVVVLVCSLSPAPSPSFAEGPSLADRVIEHKLANGLTVLMVERHQTPVVSINITFGVGGVNEQVGQTGLAHLYEHMAFKGTRTVGTKDFDKEKLTLAELSRVGTLLDQRQRELAKKGSAVTPEEQAALDALQKQVTDLQAQAGQYVVGNEMALLYQRHGGVGLNASTGKDLTRYTINLPANRLPVWAAIEADRMANPVLREFYKERGVVMEERRLRNDDSPNGLLFETFTSAAFRAHPYGVPTIGWGSDILSLTPEATEAFFKTYYGPNNATIALVGDINPKEVIALIERTFGKIPAATATPEIMTVEPEQRGERRVEVEFDAEPIVAIGYHKPGLGHPDDEVFDVIDEILTDGLTSRLQTILVREKRLAASVGSDANYPGVRAPNLFILTATPLAPHTTAEVEAAIYAELERLKTEPVPAKELQKIVNNIDADLVRALRSNSGLASQLALFQTVAGDWRHVLKSRDRIAAVTPADIQRVAKQYFTKSNRTVGTLVKYAREKNLTAGNEVAR is encoded by the coding sequence ATGATCATTCATGCGTCACGGTTTACTCCCGGCGGGTTTCTCGCGAAGCGAACGCTGGCCCTCGTCGTGGTGCTGGTGTGCAGCCTGAGTCCGGCTCCGAGCCCGTCGTTCGCCGAGGGGCCGAGTCTTGCCGACCGGGTGATCGAACACAAGCTGGCGAATGGCCTGACCGTCCTCATGGTCGAGCGCCATCAAACGCCGGTGGTCTCGATTAATATTACATTCGGGGTAGGCGGAGTGAACGAGCAGGTTGGCCAGACCGGCTTGGCCCACCTATATGAGCACATGGCGTTCAAAGGCACACGGACCGTCGGGACGAAAGATTTTGATAAAGAGAAACTGACGCTCGCCGAGCTGTCCCGTGTGGGGACCCTCCTCGATCAGCGGCAGCGCGAGTTGGCCAAGAAGGGCTCTGCGGTGACGCCGGAGGAGCAGGCCGCGCTGGACGCTCTACAGAAACAGGTAACGGACCTGCAAGCACAAGCAGGCCAGTATGTCGTCGGCAACGAGATGGCCTTGCTCTACCAGCGCCACGGCGGCGTGGGGCTCAACGCCTCCACCGGAAAAGATCTTACCCGCTATACGATCAACCTCCCGGCCAACCGGCTGCCGGTCTGGGCAGCGATCGAGGCAGACCGGATGGCGAATCCGGTCCTGCGCGAATTCTACAAAGAGCGCGGCGTGGTGATGGAAGAACGCCGCCTGCGCAACGACGACAGTCCGAACGGGCTACTGTTCGAAACCTTTACCTCGGCGGCCTTCCGAGCGCATCCCTATGGGGTGCCGACCATCGGGTGGGGGTCGGATATCCTGTCGCTGACTCCGGAGGCGACCGAAGCTTTCTTCAAGACCTATTACGGTCCGAATAACGCGACAATCGCCCTCGTGGGGGATATCAATCCGAAAGAGGTCATTGCCTTGATCGAGCGGACGTTCGGGAAGATTCCGGCCGCGACCGCCACGCCCGAGATCATGACGGTGGAGCCGGAGCAGCGGGGCGAGCGCCGCGTCGAGGTCGAATTCGATGCCGAACCGATTGTGGCGATTGGGTATCACAAGCCGGGATTGGGCCATCCTGACGACGAGGTGTTCGACGTGATCGATGAAATCCTGACCGACGGGCTGACGTCCCGCCTGCAGACCATCCTGGTCAGGGAGAAACGGCTGGCCGCGTCGGTTGGATCCGATGCCAATTATCCCGGCGTCCGCGCTCCGAATCTCTTTATTCTCACCGCCACGCCGCTGGCGCCCCATACGACGGCGGAGGTAGAAGCCGCGATTTATGCCGAATTAGAACGGCTCAAGACCGAGCCGGTCCCGGCGAAAGAGCTACAGAAAATCGTCAACAATATCGACGCGGATCTGGTGCGGGCTCTGCGCTCGAACAGCGGACTCGCGTCGCAGCTGGCGCTGTTCCAGACGGTAGCCGGTGATTGGCGGCATGTGTTGAAATCCCGAGACCGGATCGCCGCCGTCACGCCGGCGGATATTCAGCGGGTCGCCAAGCAGTATTTCACGAAGTCCAACCGAACCGTCGGCACGCTCGTCAAGTACGCGCGCGAGAAGAATCTGACGGCAGGGAATGAGGTGGCACGATGA